A region from the Desulfomarina profundi genome encodes:
- the rbr gene encoding rubrerythrin, with protein sequence MPSLKGTQTEKNILTAFCGESQARNRYTYFASQAKKEGYVQIQHIFEETANQEKEHAKRLFKLLEGGEVEIAAAFPAGVIGTTLENLGEAAAGENYEHTTMYPEFAAKAKEEGFAAIAAIFEAIAVAEKQHEKRYKDLAENIEKNQVFSRSDTVTWRCRNCGYLHEGKEALEMCPACAHPKAHFEILGENW encoded by the coding sequence ATGCCAAGTCTGAAAGGAACGCAAACTGAAAAAAATATCCTGACCGCATTCTGTGGAGAATCACAGGCTCGTAACCGGTATACCTATTTTGCATCCCAGGCAAAAAAGGAGGGATATGTGCAGATCCAACATATTTTTGAGGAGACCGCCAACCAGGAAAAAGAACATGCAAAACGATTATTCAAACTCCTTGAAGGAGGAGAAGTCGAGATTGCTGCTGCGTTCCCTGCTGGAGTTATCGGTACAACTCTGGAAAACTTAGGAGAAGCTGCTGCCGGTGAAAATTATGAACACACAACCATGTATCCGGAATTCGCAGCAAAAGCGAAAGAGGAAGGTTTTGCCGCCATTGCGGCAATTTTTGAGGCAATAGCCGTAGCAGAAAAACAGCATGAAAAACGATATAAAGATCTGGCAGAAAATATAGAAAAAAACCAAGTATTCAGTCGGTCTGATACGGTGACCTGGCGATGCAGAAACTGTGGATATCTCCATGAAGGAAAAGAAGCACTGGAGATGTGTCCCGCATGCGCACATCCCAAAGCCCATTTTGAAATCCTGGGAGAAAACTGGTAG